In Bradyrhizobium sp. G127, one genomic interval encodes:
- a CDS encoding NADH-ubiquinone oxidoreductase-F iron-sulfur binding region domain-containing protein, whose protein sequence is MSHSVQKVQPFEHPGEGRRRAKSTPKGRQIDPQAAEEIEFLLGDRPRWRDLLIEHLHLIQDKYNQISAAHLAALADSMKLAFAEVFETATFYAHFDVVKEGQLDLPPLTIRVCDSLTCAMLGAETLLSELQKSAGPGVRVVRAPCVGRCDTAPAAEVGHNFVDHASVENVLAAANGGDTHVHLPKYADYDSYVANGGYALLTKLRSGAMTKEDLLKALDDASLRGLGGAGFPTGRKWRAVLGEPGPRLMAINGDEGEPGTFKDRYYLETDPHRFIEGMLIGAHVVEAPDVYIYLRDEYPASREIIEREIAKLPPGGPALHLRRGAGAYICGEESALLESIEGKRGLPRHKPPYPFQVGLFGLPTLINNVETLFWVRDIVEKGADWWKSHGRNERQGLRSYSVSGRVRNPGVKLAPAGVTVRELIDEFCGGMAEGHTFHAYLPGGASGGILPASMDNIPLDFGTLEKYGCFIGSAAVVVLSDKDEVKDAALNLMRFFEDESCGQCTPCRVGTQKAAVLMQQRNWNRDLLDELSQAMRDASICGLGQAASNPLTTVIKYFPEEFAPKEAAE, encoded by the coding sequence ATGAGCCATAGCGTCCAAAAAGTTCAGCCGTTCGAACATCCGGGCGAGGGTCGCCGGCGCGCAAAATCGACGCCGAAAGGCAGGCAGATCGATCCGCAAGCGGCTGAAGAGATTGAATTTTTGCTTGGCGACCGTCCCCGGTGGCGCGATTTGCTGATTGAGCACCTCCACCTTATTCAGGACAAGTACAACCAGATTTCAGCGGCTCATCTCGCGGCGCTGGCCGACTCGATGAAGCTGGCCTTCGCAGAGGTGTTTGAAACCGCGACCTTTTACGCGCATTTCGACGTGGTCAAAGAGGGCCAGCTGGACCTTCCTCCGCTGACCATCAGGGTTTGCGATTCTCTTACCTGCGCCATGCTCGGCGCGGAAACTCTGTTAAGTGAGTTGCAGAAGAGTGCCGGACCGGGGGTCCGCGTCGTGCGCGCGCCCTGCGTTGGCCGTTGCGATACGGCACCCGCTGCGGAGGTCGGACATAACTTCGTCGATCACGCAAGTGTTGAGAACGTTCTGGCCGCGGCGAACGGCGGTGATACGCACGTGCATCTGCCGAAGTACGCCGACTACGATTCCTATGTGGCCAACGGTGGCTACGCGCTGCTTACGAAGTTGCGTTCCGGTGCGATGACCAAGGAAGATCTGCTGAAGGCGCTCGACGATGCGTCGCTGCGCGGCCTCGGCGGCGCAGGTTTCCCCACGGGCCGCAAGTGGCGTGCCGTGCTGGGGGAACCCGGTCCGCGCCTGATGGCGATCAATGGTGACGAAGGCGAGCCGGGGACGTTCAAGGATCGCTACTATCTCGAAACCGATCCACATCGTTTCATCGAAGGCATGCTGATCGGTGCCCATGTCGTCGAAGCGCCCGATGTCTACATCTACCTGCGCGATGAATATCCGGCGTCGCGCGAGATCATCGAACGAGAGATCGCCAAGCTGCCGCCGGGTGGGCCGGCGCTGCATTTGCGCCGCGGTGCGGGGGCGTACATCTGCGGCGAAGAATCCGCATTGCTCGAGAGCATCGAAGGCAAGCGCGGGCTTCCCCGGCACAAGCCGCCATATCCGTTTCAGGTTGGCTTGTTCGGATTGCCGACATTGATCAACAATGTCGAGACATTGTTCTGGGTGCGTGACATCGTTGAAAAGGGAGCGGACTGGTGGAAGTCGCACGGCCGCAATGAACGTCAGGGCCTGCGCAGCTACTCGGTCTCCGGTCGCGTGAGAAATCCCGGCGTGAAACTCGCCCCGGCCGGTGTCACGGTGCGTGAACTGATCGACGAGTTCTGCGGTGGAATGGCTGAAGGGCATACGTTCCACGCCTATCTGCCGGGTGGTGCCTCGGGCGGCATTCTGCCGGCATCGATGGACAACATCCCTCTTGATTTCGGTACCCTGGAAAAATACGGCTGCTTTATCGGCTCCGCGGCAGTTGTCGTCCTGTCTGACAAGGACGAGGTCAAAGATGCCGCGCTAAATCTAATGCGCTTCTTCGAAGACGAGAGCTGCGGCCAATGCACGCCATGCCGCGTCGGAACGCAAAAGGCTGCGGTACTGATGCAGCAACGAAACTGGAACCGCGACCTGCTCGACGAATTGAGTCAGGCGATGCGTGATGCATCGATTTGCGGTCTGGGGCAGGCAGCTTCGAACCCGCTGACCACGGTTATCAAATACTTCCCTGAGGAATTCGCGCCCAAGGAGGCCGCAGAATGA
- the mobB gene encoding molybdopterin-guanine dinucleotide biosynthesis protein B — protein MRVIGLSGWSGAGKTTLLARLIPHLTAKGLLVSTMKHAHSNFDVDVPGKDSWLHRQAGATEVLVSSGRRWALMHELRGAPEPPFAELLLKMSRVDILIVEGFKANPHPKIEVHRAANGKPLMFPNDSTIIGVTADIPVETALPFAYLDDIPAIAQMISALAVRIEDVLAHEAAGA, from the coding sequence ATGAGGGTGATAGGTCTCTCGGGATGGAGCGGGGCAGGAAAGACGACGCTGCTTGCCCGCCTTATTCCGCATCTGACCGCCAAGGGCCTGCTTGTGTCTACGATGAAGCATGCCCACAGTAATTTCGATGTCGATGTTCCCGGTAAGGATTCCTGGCTACATCGGCAAGCCGGAGCCACCGAGGTTCTGGTTTCCTCGGGACGCCGCTGGGCCTTGATGCACGAATTGCGGGGGGCGCCGGAGCCGCCATTCGCCGAGTTGCTGCTGAAGATGTCGCGGGTCGATATCCTGATCGTTGAGGGGTTCAAGGCTAATCCGCATCCCAAGATCGAAGTCCATCGCGCCGCGAATGGCAAGCCGCTGATGTTTCCGAATGATTCAACCATCATCGGTGTGACGGCCGATATTCCGGTTGAAACCGCGTTGCCCTTTGCGTATCTCGACGACATCCCGGCTATCGCACAAATGATAAGCGCGTTAGCGGTGAGGATCGAGGACGTCCTTGCGCATGAGGCCGCAGGAGCCTGA
- a CDS encoding formate dehydrogenase subunit gamma — MSISLSTLRAVCAVIALLFVAQPAFAQLSFKPTADAVHEDQLLKALKEGDKITGRITIPDPMASSLIQPAGKDWRDFQRSKLPIIGGVVIIGMLALLAIFLMIRGRIRVEQGLSGAKILRFASFERFTHWLTASCFILLALSGLNISFGRALILPIFGAQSFSTLTAWGKMAHNYLAFPFMLGLVIMFLIWVKDNIPGKLDLVWIRKGGGLLKHGEHPPAKRFNAGQKGIFWIVMIGGFLMSLSGWFLLFPYIPANVTALQFWTVIHAVIAMLFIAAMLAHIYIGSIGMEGAFDAMGTGEVDINWAKEHHALWVAEEQAKGHVPAGNPRAMPAE, encoded by the coding sequence ATGTCGATCTCGCTCTCAACCCTTAGGGCTGTATGTGCCGTCATTGCGCTATTGTTTGTCGCACAACCGGCATTCGCGCAGCTGTCCTTTAAACCCACCGCCGATGCCGTGCATGAAGATCAGCTTCTTAAGGCGCTCAAGGAAGGTGACAAGATCACGGGCCGGATCACGATTCCGGATCCGATGGCGTCGAGCCTGATCCAGCCCGCGGGAAAAGACTGGCGTGATTTTCAGCGCAGCAAGCTCCCTATCATTGGTGGTGTCGTCATCATCGGAATGCTTGCGCTGCTCGCTATCTTCCTGATGATAAGAGGCCGCATTCGGGTCGAGCAGGGTTTGTCCGGCGCCAAGATTCTCCGCTTCGCCAGCTTCGAGCGGTTTACGCATTGGTTGACAGCGAGTTGTTTCATCCTGCTCGCGCTGTCGGGGCTTAACATCAGTTTCGGACGCGCACTGATCCTGCCGATTTTTGGCGCGCAATCATTCTCTACGCTGACCGCGTGGGGGAAGATGGCGCACAACTACCTCGCGTTCCCGTTCATGCTGGGCCTCGTGATTATGTTCCTGATCTGGGTCAAGGATAACATTCCCGGGAAGCTCGATCTCGTATGGATCAGGAAGGGCGGCGGCCTTCTGAAGCACGGCGAACATCCGCCGGCCAAGCGCTTCAATGCAGGTCAGAAGGGTATCTTCTGGATCGTGATGATCGGCGGCTTTCTGATGTCCCTGTCCGGCTGGTTCCTGTTGTTTCCCTATATCCCGGCCAATGTTACGGCTCTGCAGTTCTGGACGGTCATCCACGCTGTGATTGCTATGCTCTTTATCGCGGCAATGCTCGCCCACATCTACATCGGCTCGATCGGTATGGAAGGGGCCTTTGATGCGATGGGGACCGGAGAAGTAGATATTAACTGGGCCAAGGAGCATCACGCGCTCTGGGTCGCGGAGGAGCAGGCCAAGGGTCATGTGCCTGCCGGCAATCCGCGGGCCATGCCCGCAGAATAA
- the glp gene encoding gephyrin-like molybdotransferase Glp, whose amino-acid sequence MAQLSDDCFAFGGPMMSVDEAVATIAARVSAVTETEWVDLAEADGRVLASDVRAPLALPPFTNSAVDGYAVRSADLPRETEQAFPVSGRVQAGSLSSTAIAPGEAIRIFTGAPMPVDADTVFMQEDVRTDETGKVVLPPGLKTGANVRPAGEDIPEGHSALLAGRQLRPQDIALIAALGLTRIRAKRRLHVAVFSTGNEVVSPGTPRGAAQLFDSNRFMLTAMLKRLGCEVRDLGILRDDRTSLALALMDAAAHHDLILTSGGVSTGEEDHVKAAVESVGTLVLWRMAIKPGRPVAMGIIGGTPFIGLPGNPVASFVTFAYVVRPTVLALTGTAQRRPVPMPVRAAFSYAKKIGRREYVRVSLREGGEGILEAVKFPREGAGLLSSLVDTDGLVELGEEVATVKPGQMVGFLDYSVLL is encoded by the coding sequence ATGGCGCAGCTTTCGGATGACTGTTTTGCGTTCGGTGGGCCGATGATGTCGGTCGACGAGGCCGTGGCCACCATAGCAGCCCGCGTCAGCGCCGTGACTGAGACCGAATGGGTGGACCTTGCCGAGGCCGATGGCCGCGTTCTAGCGTCCGATGTGAGGGCGCCGCTCGCGTTGCCGCCATTTACCAACTCGGCCGTTGACGGATATGCGGTGCGGAGCGCCGACTTGCCGCGCGAGACGGAGCAGGCGTTTCCAGTGTCGGGCCGTGTTCAGGCAGGATCATTGAGTTCGACGGCGATTGCTCCGGGTGAAGCGATCCGGATTTTCACCGGCGCACCGATGCCTGTCGACGCGGATACCGTCTTCATGCAGGAAGATGTGAGGACGGATGAGACGGGCAAGGTCGTGCTGCCGCCGGGTCTCAAGACTGGCGCCAATGTTCGGCCCGCGGGCGAGGACATTCCGGAAGGTCATTCCGCGCTACTCGCAGGGCGGCAGTTGCGGCCGCAGGACATCGCGCTGATTGCGGCGCTGGGACTGACCCGGATCAGGGCGAAGCGCCGGTTGCACGTTGCCGTATTTTCGACAGGCAATGAGGTGGTGTCGCCCGGCACGCCACGCGGGGCGGCACAACTGTTCGATTCCAATCGCTTCATGCTCACGGCAATGCTGAAGCGTCTCGGATGCGAGGTTCGTGATCTCGGTATTTTGCGCGACGATCGCACATCACTCGCGCTGGCGCTGATGGATGCTGCCGCCCATCACGATCTCATTCTGACATCGGGCGGCGTTTCCACCGGCGAGGAGGATCATGTCAAGGCAGCGGTCGAGAGCGTCGGCACCTTGGTGCTCTGGCGTATGGCGATCAAGCCCGGCCGTCCCGTCGCAATGGGCATCATTGGCGGCACGCCGTTTATCGGGTTGCCCGGCAATCCTGTGGCAAGTTTTGTCACTTTCGCCTACGTCGTCCGTCCGACTGTCCTGGCGCTGACCGGTACCGCTCAGAGAAGGCCGGTGCCGATGCCTGTGCGCGCCGCCTTCAGTTACGCGAAGAAGATCGGCCGCCGCGAGTATGTCAGGGTCAGTTTGCGTGAGGGCGGTGAGGGCATCCTGGAGGCGGTGAAGTTTCCGCGTGAGGGTGCTGGCCTCCTCTCGTCGCTGGTCGATACCGACGGATTGGTGGAACTCGGCGAGGAGGTGGCCACGGTCAAGCCGGGCCAGATGGTGGGATTTCTGGACTATTCGGTTCTGCTCTAA
- a CDS encoding DUF971 domain-containing protein, with the protein MSGPAIWPIEIRLAKDRRSLTIVFDDNASFTLSAEMLRVTSPSAEVQGHSEAERKTVGGKRNVAILSVDPVGNYAVRINFDDMHNSGIYSWTFLHDLGTNAERRFQNYLDDLAAKNLNRDKPGIR; encoded by the coding sequence TTGAGCGGCCCCGCGATCTGGCCAATTGAAATCCGGCTTGCGAAAGACAGACGTTCGCTGACCATCGTGTTCGATGACAATGCGAGTTTCACTCTGTCCGCAGAGATGCTTCGTGTCACCAGCCCCTCGGCTGAGGTGCAGGGCCATTCTGAGGCAGAGCGGAAGACCGTCGGCGGCAAGCGCAACGTCGCAATTTTATCTGTCGATCCTGTCGGAAACTACGCGGTGCGGATCAATTTCGACGACATGCACAATTCCGGAATCTACTCTTGGACCTTTCTGCATGATCTCGGGACCAATGCTGAACGGCGCTTTCAAAATTATCTCGACGATCTCGCCGCCAAGAATCTGAACCGGGACAAGCCCGGCATTCGCTAG
- a CDS encoding sulfurtransferase TusA family protein: MAMTKLDLTGLKCPLPVLKTRKALKTLTAGDRLEVHCTDPLSVIDIPNLIRETGDHVEIIERSDKRIVFMIEKTDGAPA, from the coding sequence ATGGCCATGACTAAACTCGATCTGACGGGGCTTAAATGCCCGCTTCCGGTGCTGAAGACACGCAAGGCGCTCAAGACGTTGACCGCAGGCGACCGGCTGGAGGTGCATTGCACGGACCCGCTGTCCGTCATCGACATCCCGAACCTGATCCGCGAGACCGGAGATCACGTCGAAATCATTGAACGCTCCGATAAGCGCATCGTGTTCATGATCGAAAAGACGGATGGAGCACCCGCTTGA
- the fdh3B gene encoding formate dehydrogenase FDH3 subunit beta has protein sequence MARVKFLCDADRCIECNACVTACKNEHEVPWGINRRRVVTINDGKPGERSVSMACMHCTDAPCAAVCPVSCFYTTADGVVLHSKDLCIGCGYCFYACPFGAPQYPKVGNFGSRGKMDKCTYCAGGPEADSTPAEYAKYGANRLAEGKLPICAEMCSTKSLLAGDGAIIAEIYKERVMKRGYGSGMWGWKTAYSDSPTG, from the coding sequence ATGGCTCGCGTCAAATTTCTTTGTGATGCCGACCGTTGCATTGAGTGCAACGCCTGTGTGACGGCCTGCAAGAACGAACATGAAGTGCCGTGGGGCATCAATCGCCGCCGCGTCGTCACGATCAATGACGGCAAACCCGGCGAACGCTCGGTGTCGATGGCCTGCATGCACTGTACGGATGCGCCGTGCGCGGCGGTTTGCCCGGTGTCTTGTTTCTACACCACGGCAGACGGCGTTGTTCTTCATTCGAAGGATCTCTGTATCGGTTGCGGATATTGCTTCTATGCGTGTCCGTTCGGTGCGCCTCAGTATCCAAAGGTCGGAAATTTTGGTTCGCGCGGCAAGATGGACAAATGCACCTATTGCGCGGGCGGTCCGGAAGCGGACTCCACGCCGGCCGAGTATGCCAAGTACGGCGCTAACCGTCTTGCCGAAGGCAAGCTGCCGATCTGCGCCGAGATGTGTTCGACAAAATCGCTGCTTGCAGGTGACGGCGCCATCATCGCCGAAATCTACAAGGAGCGAGTGATGAAGCGTGGTTACGGTTCGGGCATGTGGGGCTGGAAGACGGCCTACAGCGATTCACCGACCGGCTAA